TTTGCAAGTCCAAAATATCGGAGGCAATATTTTTCACGAATTCTTTCTCCGCTTTTCCCTGATTTTCTCTCCGCATCGCTCAATTTTGAGAAAATTTTGAAACACCGAAATAAACTCCTCATAGATTTTCCCAAAGGAAAAGTCCAAAAAATGGAATTTGCATTTTGGGATGCGGAACTTGAAAAATGGGCGAAGGTGCTTCACACATATCGGCAAAAATACGCGGAATTTCTCCAAAGAAATCTCCAAAAAAAATATAGAGAACTCTTTCATAAGAATGATGCTTTGGATATTTTCTATCTCCCTTCAGTCCCGCATGATGCCGATTTTTTTGAAACGCTAGAAAAAAATTTCCATCAAGATGTTCATCTCGGATCAACACAAAAAGGACCACATCGCGATGACTTTCAGATCATATTTCATGGAAAACCAATTGCAGAAGTCGGATCTCGTGGAGAAATTCGAAGCACTATTATCGCACTCAAACTCTGTGAACAAGATTTTATTACAGAAGAAACCTCATTTTCCCCTGTTCTTCTCCTCGATGACGTCTTTTCTGAACTCGATGAAGACCGAAGGAAAGTGATTCTTCACGCATTTTCGAATACTCAAATTTTTGTGACAGCAACAGAAATGCCGAAGATGAGAAGAAAAATGGAGGTGTTTGAGGTAAAACGTGGAATATTCAAAAAACACTGAGAAATTTCCATATCATAAAAAATATTGAAAATGCCTCAGTGGTCATGAAATTCATAAATAGTGTTGACGATTATTCCACCAATTTTAACCACATCATGAGAAGTATTCCTACAGCAAACATCAGAAATGAGAATGTCGCTTTGAGGAGGTTTTTTTCCTTATGAAGTTCCGGTACGAGATCACTTGCGGAAATATAGAGAAATCCTCCGGCAGTGAATGCCAGAAGAAATGGCGTCATTGTTTCCATTTTTCCCTGAATTCCCCATCCAAAAAACACACCAAGAATCGCAAAAACGGCAGAGAGAAAATTTAAAAAAAGCGCTTTTGCAGGCTCCATTCCAGCATGAAGGAGGACTCCAAAGTCTCCTATTTCCTGAGGAATTTCATGAGCAATAATCGCAATTGTCGTCGCAATTCCCACATGAGTATCAATAAAAAATGCAGGAATGAGAACAACTCCATCTAAAAAATTGTGAATCGCATCGCCGATGAGGCTCATATATCCAACGGGATGGACTTCACAATCGCCATTCCTGTGACAATGATGCCAAAAAATGAATCTTTCTAAAATAAAAAATACCGAAAATCCAATGATTAAAAACCCGAAAGGAAGAACATTTTTTAATGGGTAAGCAGCAAGTGCTTCCGGCAAGAGATGAAAAAGTGCTCCCGCCATCATCGTTCCTGCTGAAAATGCCACAAGGTGCAAGAGGATTTTTTCAATCTTTTTGTGCTGAAACAGGAGCGCCAAAGCTCCTGAAAATGAAACAAGGCTAATGAGAGTCGCACTGATGAAAGCGTAAGAAAGCATGTTTCTCTACAAAATTTCTGTGGGGAATTGTACCTCTTTCCATATGGGAAATCTACAAAA
This sequence is a window from Candidatus Peregrinibacteria bacterium. Protein-coding genes within it:
- a CDS encoding DNA replication/repair protein RecF; this translates as MHISSISLSHFRNISETTLNFSPKMNIFTGKNGQGKTNLLEAIYALSLSRPFRSREKSVFIQEEAEYSKITGEIILENTEKEILEIFWEQGTGKSGRTIFRKNGVQKSAGEFLKTKHFFTVLFAPEDMELPFASPKYRRQYFSRILSPLFPDFLSASLNFEKILKHRNKLLIDFPKGKVQKMEFAFWDAELEKWAKVLHTYRQKYAEFLQRNLQKKYRELFHKNDALDIFYLPSVPHDADFFETLEKNFHQDVHLGSTQKGPHRDDFQIIFHGKPIAEVGSRGEIRSTIIALKLCEQDFITEETSFSPVLLLDDVFSELDEDRRKVILHAFSNTQIFVTATEMPKMRRKMEVFEVKRGIFKKH
- a CDS encoding ZIP family metal transporter, with translation MLSYAFISATLISLVSFSGALALLFQHKKIEKILLHLVAFSAGTMMAGALFHLLPEALAAYPLKNVLPFGFLIIGFSVFFILERFIFWHHCHRNGDCEVHPVGYMSLIGDAIHNFLDGVVLIPAFFIDTHVGIATTIAIIAHEIPQEIGDFGVLLHAGMEPAKALFLNFLSAVFAILGVFFGWGIQGKMETMTPFLLAFTAGGFLYISASDLVPELHKEKNLLKATFSFLMFAVGILLMMWLKLVE